The Brassica oleracea var. oleracea cultivar TO1000 chromosome C7, BOL, whole genome shotgun sequence sequence TCAGCTTTGTCTGAAATTCATTCACTTCACCTCCCTGTGAAAACAAGTTTTAACATTGAACATGAGATCGAAATGCTCAATGTGGTTCTAAGTTGACTGATACTAGCTTTTATAAAGGTTGTCTCCTTACCTCTGATCTTAGTTTGTTGAGCTCATCAGCTGAACATCCAATAATCTTCTCTGCTTCGTCATTGAATGAGGAAAACCAAGCTTCTCCTGTCGAGTCAGAGACTTTCACTACCATTATGTACCTGACAACACCCAAAGTAAACAGAACTAAGTTGTCTGAAGAGGGTAGACAGTGTGGTACCACAACAAAGTATGAATGTGAGTTTCAAACCTTAATCTGCATTCTTCATCTTTTTTCTGGCAACTTTCGCACCAGTAACCAGAGTCCATTGCTTCAGTTACTTTCTTGTTACAAGTCTTAAAACCTTGATACCACATTGTCTGGTCTGGTTTGATGAAGCTTATGTAACCCCTAGTGCTGAAAAACACAGGCTGCAACAGAACAAAATTCATAATAAGTATGTAACTCTTTAGTTAAAGCAATATTGGTACAGGGCTGGTATTTAATGTTTTAGTACCTTGTCCTCGCCTAGAGATGGGTTGCTTGTGATTTGAGAGAGAGGGACTCGATCAGCATACATAGACCAAGATCCATTCTTGGCAGATGGGCTCATCCCTGAGCCAATGGAAGACATGGATGTTTCCTTGCCTTCAGAATCATACCAAGATTTAAGCTTTTTGGCTTCTGGTGATTCAGGATTAATCACTACATTGCTTCCGCTGATGGTGGACAACGAAACACCTGAGAGAAAGAGATTGCATGAGATCAGCAAACAAGTCTAGAGATAAGCGTTATTTAAACAAATTGTTCAATCATAGCAAACCCAAGATTACCTTGAAAGTCTCCAACTTTAAGAGACTTGATTGCAATCACAGGAGACTTATCAGCCATGTCTAGCAGTTCTTGACCTATGCCGGTTGCCAAGTTGTTCCACAGTGACACCACAACAGTCTTTTTTGACTCATCAGCCAAAGTTATATCCCTCTTGGGTATCATTTCATTGTCAGTTCTCCTTCTGATACTCATGGTAGGGGAGACACTTTGAACAACTCCAATAAGATCTGGAAACAGCACAATATTCAAGTTGTTATCATCCTAAACCAGTGTATATTAAGCTACTAGCAAAATAAATATACAATGAAATAAACGGCTCTTACCAATAAGCTCCTTCTGATTCACATACATACCCAACTCTTCAATGGGTACAAATTTGAATTTAGTCTCAGGAACGAACATTTCCCCGTCACTAGCTTCTTCCACCTCTGAATTTTCATTCAGTGTCATCTCGTAATCATTCTGAACTGTCTTGAACTGCTTGTTAGCAAGTTTAAGTGACCCCCTTGATATATAATACACCTTTCCCAGCTGGAACCTGTCATAAAACTTCCGTGCAGCATCATTGAACATCGTGGCTTGAATCTGTGTTCCCTGAAATACAACAGAAAACAGCAAAATGAGTAAACACACTTCACATAAAAAGTCAATAACAAGCTTTCTTACTTCTTCATCTGTTAGTTCAACATTGAAGACACATCCTTCTCCCCTAGCGTTTCTGTAGTTTCTCATGACTCCCTTGTTAGTGACTCGGACTTTGATGGTCCAGCTTCCTTGATAGGGATTCAAGGACACAAGTGGGTGAACTCTTCTGGTCATGGACATTCTTGCAGCTGGTGCAGCACTGCAACAAAAAAAAAACATAGTGATCAAGCACACACTCGATATAAATTTCAAAAGAGAACATTGAAAACATTAGAGATTTTGCTTACTTTCCCCTCTGTTCAGTGATTATCTGAGAAGCAAACAACATCACTCATGGGAGAGTGATCTAGCTTCTGCCTCTTGGCCTCACCACCCTCCTCTTCGCTTTTACCCTCCAAGTCAACCTCGGAATCAAGCGCGGAAGCAACAGACTCACATTTTGTCACAAGGAAGTATCTGCAAGGTTTTCAATCACACATAAAAAACCATATTTTAACATCTGTTATGATTTCAAAGATCAGAGATGTAAAAAAACAGATTATTTACTTGGTTGATTTGCCTGAGATGTCGTTAACAGTGAAATCAAGGAGACGGATCAGACCCAGATTCTGGATCTTCCCAGAAATGATCTCAGGTGTTAGCGAAGCAGTAAACATTTGCTTTGACTCTCGTCTTCCCATCATTAGCACTGAATCTGTAAAACCAAAAATCATAAACATCTAAGCAACCAATCAAATCAAACACTAGATCCATCAGAACAAACCCTATTACTGTTTCAGATCGGTTACCAAAAACCCTAAACTATGGCGTGAAAAAGGAAAGCTCTTTTCAAAAACCCAGATCTATATAATGGAATCATACACAATACGAGGCTTACGTGTATCGATTGCCGATAGGCTTGAGATCAACGACTTGAACGACGATCTCAGATCGATCTGAAGACGACGAATCGAAAGATGGGTTTGACAACACGGCGGAGATAGCATCTGGGGTCACTGAAGTCTGCATTTTTCTCTCTCTATCTCTATCTCTCTCGATTGAAAAGCTCTGTCTTCAGAGAGGAAGAGAAGAGCTAAGGGTTTTTGTAAAGGGGGAGAGAGAGTTGAGCGGGAGCTATTAAGTTTTTGATTAATTACCCCCCGCGAATTATTCTTTTTTGATTTTCTTTTTCTTAAAACAACAACCGCTTTTGGCGCCTCTCCGAGTGTTGTAACCTTTGGAATGAAACGGATGGTTTGACACCTGTTTTTTTTTTTTTGGTCAAAATGGTTTAAGACCTGTGTGTAATTTTAATTTCGAATAAATTAAAGGATTTGACTTTAAAAATCTTCCTACGATGAGCTGTAGGGCATATGTATCATCGAGCGGTTCAGATCAATACATGTAACAGTATTTTCCTTCAGCCAGTCAACTTCTAGTATAGTTGACCAAGGAGACTATTAATTAATTTAGCGCAATAACTAAATCCCACAAAACATTAAACATGAGCAATTTTTATTCTACCCTTATTTTCCTAAAACCTACAAAAAAATGTCCTAATAAGATTTTCTACTTTATTCTACCCTTATATTCCACCGTTTCGATTTAATTGTCATTATTGGAAAAAATATTCGTTTCAAAATAAGTGTTATTTTAGAGTTTCAATGCAAAAATTTATTAATAAAATTTTCTACTTTATTTTTCTATTGATTGAAAAAATGGTTAAGTGTATAAGTAATTGTGTTTTTGTTTTAAAAATATATAAAAAGTATATGTTTTTTTAATCTATGTGTATAAACTTAGAGTACCAATTAAAATGAAACGGAGAGAGTATTCAATTGATCTAACAACCTGGTTATTCGTTAATATGTGGGAAATGAAAACCAATTTATATTCTTCTTCTGATAAATACAGTATTTGTAAGAATCATATTTGAAAACACAAACAATATATCCAAGTGACATCACAATTATATTGGTTAACAAACATAAAACTGGAATCGTAACTAAATTTAATAAAAATAATAATTGATGATAAAAGCTTAGGTGTAGTAATTTGTGTCTGGGCTCGATATTTATTATATCATCATCCAAACTCAAATGTGCTTAATGAAAAATTATTTACAAAGTATAATTAAAAAGAGATTATGAAACCAAAATATTGGAATCAATGGAGGCAAGTGTAACCAAATGAAACAATAGGTGATATTTGTAAATAGCGAGAGCAAAAAGGATTATTCCAAAGTTTCGTACTTGTATTCCTATCCCCAAATTTGTGTCGGGTTTGGGTCATGTGGTGTGGAGGAGAAGTCAATGGCCGAATCGATCTCAATTAGATATGGGGCGGCCAAGCCATCATAATAAGTCACCAAAGACAAAAAAAATAATATTCATTTTTTCCTGAAACCCTTCTCCATCACAACGAAATTACGAGCTCCCTTTCGCTCCATCCTTATACTAATTCCATTTTTCAACCTTTTCTTATAATGAAGTTGCTTCCACGAACATCTTTTTCTTTTCGCTACCTCTTCCGCATATTGATCTCGCTTTATTCTCTTCCTCTTTGATCGTTACAGAAAGTAAAATCAAAACCCTTTCTTTTTGAAGATTCTGTTTTTTTTTTAGATTAAAGGTACGTCTGATCACCAAGTGTATGATAAAATGTTTCTGTGAGATCATGTAAAGGTTCCAACTTTTTTGTGTCCGACTTTCTTCAAAATCTCTCCTTTTTTTTTTTTTGCAGAAGCAAGAAAGGGGTTTCAGAAAGGTGTTGACTTTGACTGTTTCTTCCCGGGATTGTAGGGGACTCTGTTTCTTCAGAGAGAGATAGGGATAGAATGGTCTTGTGAGGAGGTTTGGTAAAAAAAATGTTGGATTTGAAGAGGGCTTCACTGATCTATTACCATAAGTATGTCAAAAGGGTTATTAAGACTGTCTAGTTTATGGTTGTTACCATGTTCATGTGGGGATTCCTCTTCCTCTCTGTCTATTTCATTCCGGGTTCCCAGGATTAAACTTACCTAGTGATTACACAACAACAGCCCTTTTAGTTTATTAGAAAAGCTTCTCCTGTTCTAGCATCTTTAAGGATTATTGGTTTAAACATTTTCTATTAGTCTACCTTAGTCTTATAGTGCTTCCCTTCCCCTTTGTGGTTTCACCTGGAAACAACTTTTGAGTTTCCTGTCTTCTTCTCTGTCTTTTTAGAGTTTGCTCCTAGAGTTTGAAGTTGAGTTTTAGGCTCTAGTCTTTGGTTTTGGATATGGCAGGGCTTGAATCCAAGCTTCCCGTTGTTCCTGGAGTGAAATATCATGTCTTGGAGGCATGTCACCATGTCGTCAAGGCGCTGAGGGCATCTGATAACAACCTCGATCCCAACTTGACAAAGCTTCTAAGTGACCTAGAGTCTCATCTGTCAACACTTGAGATCGTTGATACCAAAGTTGTTGTTGAAGATACAGGATTCTCTGAGATCAAGAAAAAATTCAAAGAGGCTAAGAAGGTTATCCTTGGCTGGGAACAAAACCAGTCGATGATATTGGAAGCTGGTGTCTCTAAAGCTGATTTGTTCTTCCAAGCCCTCCACGATGTTCAAAGAGTTCTTACGAGTTTCAAAGCGTTGCCCATCAGAACCAACAAGAAGGAGAAAGATGTTTACAACCAAGCTGCGGTTGTTCTTGACATCGCGATGTTTAGGCTCGAGAAAGAGCTCTGCGATGTCCTGAATCAGTACAAACAGCATGTACAGCCTCAGTACTTGTCCGTCAGTTCCCGTGGAAAGGATATTGTTTACGATGAGTCCTTTGTCTCCCTAGATGATGTTGTTGTTGAAGCTACTGATGACCAACAGATATTGGGATCCAACAATGTCGTTTTACTCGACCCCCTCGTCATTCCTCACATCAAAGCTATTGCAAAGGCGATGTTCGCTTGCGACTATGGTCAAGCATTCTGCGAAGCTTTCATCACCGTCAGAAGAGACGCTCTCGATGAGTACATGTCCACCACTCTCGAAATGGAGAGATTCAGCTGCGTGGACGTTCTTGGAATGCAGTGGGAGGACTTGAACGGTGAGATGAGAAAATGGACGAAGGTGTTAAAGATCGCGACTCAGGTCTACCTCGCCAGCGAAAAACAGCTCTGCGACAAGATCTTGGGAGACTTCGAGCCGAGCTCCGCCGCTTGCTTCGTCGAGATCTCGAAAGATACAGTACTATCTCTCCTCGCCTTTGGCGAAGCTGTGTCCCTCAGATCATGCCAGCCTGAGATGCTGGAGCGCTTCCTCGGCATGTACGAAGTCTCAGCAGAGCTTCTCTTGGACGTTGATAACCTCTTCGGTGATGAAACGGGGTCGTTTCTAAGAATGGCTTTCCACGAGCTGGCGAAGACGCTAGCTGATCGTACGGTTGCGACGTTCTCGAAGTTCAAAAACGCAATAGCCTCTGATGAATCCACACGCGCCTTCTCTGGCGGCGGAATACATCACCTGACCAGGTATGTAATGAACTACTTGAAGCTTCTACCTGAGTACAGGGATGCACTAAACACACTCCTCGGGAACATGCAAGTCGACGACTCGATCCCGGAGAAGACAGGACAAGACATCCTCCCTTCCACGTTCTCTCCCATGGCGAGACACCTCAGATCAATCGTCACAGCTCTAGAATCCACCCTCGAACGCAAAGCTCAGCTCTACGCAGAGGAGCCGCTCAAGTACATCTTCTTGATGAACAACTGTCATTACATGGTCCAGAAGGTGAAAACATCAGAGCTGAGACACTTCTTCGGAGACGAGTGGATCAGGAAACACATCGCGAGCTACCAACACAACGTCACGGACTACGAGAGAGCCACGTGGAGCTCTGTACTCTCTCTGCTTAAAGACAACAGCAAAGACTCTGTTTCCACCTCGAGAGACAGATGCAGGCTCTTCTGTCTCGCGTTCGATGATGTTTACAAGAACCAGACTCGCTGGTCGGTCCCTGATCCTGAGCTGAGGGATGATCTTCACATCTCGACCGCTGTCAAAGTTGTTCAGTCCTACAGAGGGTTTCTTGCAAGAAACGCAGCTCGTATAGGTGAGAAACACGTGAGATACACTTGTGAAGATATTGAGAGTTTGCTTCTTGATCTCTTTGAGTGTTTGCCTTCTCCAAGATCATTGCGCAGCTCTCGTAGGAGATGATGAATTGATGATGATTACTCGAGCCTTTTATTGTGACTCGATCTTTTGTAATTTATTTTTCCGTATTCAGTGATTTTGTGTAACATGATGTAATATATACTCTGTCTCTAATTTGATTTGCAATAATTGAAAAGTAATCGTTTTTAATTCGTTATAGCTACTAGGCTGTCACGTAAAGTAAATGACAGCCCAATGAAAACGATACACGTGTTTTATATTTACTTGAGATCTCTTTGTTTTCGACGGTCACGATTTGTTCACATTTGCAACTTGGCTACATAAACCCGTCATCGAGCACAAGTAGGGTTTTAAGGCAGAAGCAAAGCATCGCAGAGGAAGCAAAGCGTGTCGAGAGAGAGAGAGGTATTGCTCGTCACGCTCGTTTCTTTCTCATAAACCCTAAAAGTTTGCAACTTTGAATCTCTTTAGCTGGTTTAAAGGCTCTCTCGTCTCGGATTTGATTTGAGTGATCTATCATTTCTCTGCTTTTCATTTTCATGGGTTTTTGATTCCGATGTTTGCTACTGGTTTTGTTTTGTTTCCGACATAACAGCTTGTGCTTTGTGTTTCGTTTTTTTTGTCAATTCACTGCTTTGATTCGTCAAAGTCAGGAATTTGAAAGGACTAATTACGTTTTCTGTATATGTTAGAGAATATCTAAAGGCGATGGCTTTTCTGAGTAAGTTGGGAAACATATTGAAGCAAACCAATGCTAAGGGCTCTTTATCAACAAGCCCTTCGCTTTTCCAGGCGATAAGGTGCATGTCGTCTTCTAAGCTCTTTATTGGAGGTGAGGAGTCTAGCTCTAGAATGTCTGTTGCAGAGAACAAGTGTTTAGTTTTCTGATATGTTCTTGCTAACTGTACGAGTTTTTTGTTGTTGCAATGGTAAGGTATGGAATATGGCATGAATGAGGATAGCTTAAGAGAGGCTTTCAGCAAATACGGTGAAGTTGTCGAAAGTAAAAACAATGATCTATTTCGTGTTCTTTTTATGTGCTTGCAGTAGTTTGTATAAGTTGTCTTTTGCTAACTTAGTCTCTGTGATTTAATACAGCTAGAGTTATTTTGGATCGTGAGACTGGTAGGTCGAGGGGGTTTGGATTTGTCACATTCACCTCTACAGAGGCTGCCTCTAGTGCTATCCAGGCTTTGGATGGCCAGGTAACTTTTCTTGCTGATCTTTGCTTCTTTTAAAGAAGAATAACGTCTGTGAGCTTCCAGGTGTCTCGTTGTGTTTAACTTTCATTAATTATCTTTGTAGTATTCTCCTCTGAGAAAATTGTTGGTTTCAACTATGAATCATTTCCCTCTCTGATCCGATGCCTTGATCCTCATCAGGATCTCCATGGCAGGATTGTAAAAGTGAATTATGCACATGATAGAACAAGTGGCGGTGGCTATGGAGGAGGAGGTGGTGGAGGTTATGGCGGTGGTGGCGGCTATGGAGGAGGTGCTGGTGGCTATGGAGGTGGTGCTGGTGGATATGGTAGCGGGACTGGTGGCTATGGTGGTGGATATGGTGCAAGCGGTGGCTATGGTGGTGGATATGGTGCAAGCGGTGGCTATGCATCTAGGGGCGGCGGTTATGGTGAAGGTTCGGCTGCAAATGCAGGCGCTGTTGGTGGCTATAATGGAAGTAATGGTTATGGTGAAGGTTCAACCGCAAGTGCAGGTGATGTTGGTGGCTACAATGGAAGTAGTGGTTATGCTACTGGCAATACTTACGGTAGCAACAATGGTGGATTCGCTGGAGAGAACCAGTTTGGAGGAAACCCTGTTGGCAACAGCTCTCAGTTTGGTGTTGGCGGTGAGGCTCAGTTTGGAAGCAGCATGGAGAAACCTGAGATGATGAATGGACCAGTGGGAGATTTCGAAGATGACACTGATGTTGCCAAAAGAGCTTGAAGCAACATATGTTGTCAAGACTTGTCTTTTGCATATTTTATCCGATAGAGATTCTATAGCTTTTCATGAATGAAAAACTTTATCTAGAAACAATCTGGTTTTTGCTATCTTGAAAATAAATTTGTTGCTTGATATTGGCATACATTGAACTTAAACACAAAATGTGCGCTTTGTTTTGAGGCTTTCAACTTTGCTTATGTTCTGATATGAGAAAATTTCATCCGTCTTTGCATATCTACTACATCAACCAGACTTGAAAATTTTATATATCAGACTGAATCTAAATGTGGTCTAATTTTAAAACTTTTGTTCTGATTCTTCCATGAGAAACAGCATCTTCTGAGCATTCAACACAACAGGAGAACCTTGTTTTGTTTTCTCAACAATCTGCTTTATCAGTTGCTTCTCCATTTCACTCTCAAAGTCACTAATCTCTTCATCTTGTTCTTCCAAACCAATAAAATCTAGCAGCTCCTGCTCCTGAGCCTTGGAATCGTCCCCCTGATGATGGCTCCAAGGTGAGGTCGACGAGAAATCTTCATGGTGAATAAGCTCGCTCTCGTGCATCTCCTCCAGTGGTGACTCATCATCATCTTCAGAGTCATCGTTTATGTTCATCAACTCATCGTAAGACTCGTTGAATGCATCAAGTGCTTCACCTGTTAAGTTCATAACCAAAGGTTGCATCTCAGCATGATTATTATTAGTCTTGGTGTGCTCTATAGCAATCGAGTCACTCTTATTTGTCATCACTTCACGGGCTTCCCATACTCTTGACCATGAACTCTTCTTGCTTTCTGATTCCATGACCAGCTGTTCCACCTTCCTTTGGCTCTCTTGGAGTGCAGTCTCGAGCTCTGTTATCCGCTTCTCAAGACGTGAGTTGATAACTTTATGCAACCGTAAGCTCAACTCGCGAGGTGAGACAGCATAGTTTCCTGACTCTGGTGTGGAGTTACCACTTGGATCTTGGTTGGACTCACGCTTCCCTCTAACCCGGTCAGCTATCAGTTCGCCTTGTGCAAATTCTACCTCCAAATCCTGCTCCATCTGACAAAAAAAAACAAATTGAAACAGACGTGAGTTTGAGTCTAGGTGTTCAGACAAGGCAAGGCAAAGCAAAGAGCATAGTTTAAAGTGTAGACAACAGACCTCAACCATGTTGATTTCTAGCCTTTCAAGTTCAGCTTCAAGCTCTGCTTCAATATTACTTATAGACTCTGAATTCTCAGCTGCCTTTTCAGTATCTACCTCCTTTACAATCAACGAGTCTTTCATCTCGAGCTCATCTTCTACATCATGAACCACATTCTCTGTCTTCTTCAGCTCTTGTTTGACTTTGCTCACTTCGGCTTGCCTTGCCATGAACGATGCGATTAGACCAATCGAGACCCCTACTTGTAGCAGCACCATTGCATCACTTAGTCCTGAGAAGCAAAAGAAAGAAACTTGAAATGTCATGTATAGTCTTTTCCTTTAAGTATCAACAATCTAAAGATTGTAAGAACTTCTTACCATGTTTTATACTCTTGCTGCTCTTCTCATTTCTATGTGCAGCCTCATCTTCATTGAGAGTCAGTTGTTGTTGTTGGCTCAGCCACAAAGAATCTGCAGTTCCCTTGCTAATAACTCGATCCCCATCAGTCACAAGCAATGGCCTCGAAACTGAACCTCGTGGAGATGGAAATGGGCTAGTCAAGTAATCCTCCATCGTCATCAGTTCTCCATGGAACCGAGACATTAAGCAGCTTTCCATACAACTCAAAGGTTTAGTTAACCGTCTGTACCGCTGGTTCCTTCTAACGAACCTTCTCTGCCTAAAGGAAGAACTCAACTCCGTCTCACCACTGGCTTTCCAATATCCATGCCCAGTCTCCAGGAACTCAGGCAGTAAACCAAACACAGAAGAATCTGAATGAACAACATCTTCATAGTTTCCTGAACCTTCCCCGCTCGTTGATGGTACTTCTTCATCCCCAAACTTGTTTTCGTTCGGTTTCTTCGCCAATCTGCTAAGCAGGGATCTACAAGGAGATTCTTGCTTCTTCACAGTCTCTTCGGAAGAAGAAGACTCGAGAAAGTTACCTTTACCTTTGGTAACATTCTGCAGCTGCTTAGCTATATAACCTGTAGCAGCTGTAGCTGCGATTAACCACAAATCCATTTTCTTCCTCTCTCAAAGAATCTCTCTTTCTTCATTCCAATTCACAGCGCAATAAACATCTTCCATAAGCACACCAATCCAATGAACTAAATCGAAAGCTCGGACCTTTGTATAAAAAACTCAAGAACTAATGCAAATACTTAAGAAACCCATTTTGATTTCTCCGTCAGAGATAAGCTGACTAAGGGGAGGAGCTTTGTTAGAACAAGTAAAGGAGAGACCTTTGCTCTTGTAGCTAAACCAATGGAGGAGCTGAAGAAAGGATAAGAGAGGATCTTTGTCGGAAGTTAGTTCAATGGAATCTGCCAAACACAAAGACAAACGCACAAAGCTCTGTCTTTTATTTATTATCTTCTTCCCCCAAAAATAAAATACGTTACGGCAACTATAATAAGGTCATTATCAGACCAAAATAAAATGATTAAATGGTACTAATCTCTTCAATAAATTAAGTTTATATTCTGAAAATAGTTTTAGATAACCGGTGGCTACAAACCCCCATAAAATAACTAGACAGGAACTTCTCGGTTGAGCCTAAACCGAAGATAACCAAAATACATACACTACATAGTTTGCGCCTAAGCAAACTCAAAAGCAACACTGAAGAGAAGGCACAATGTTTCTTAAACTGTGGTTTTAAATAGTACACGAATAACTCGGATGATCTAGAGAGGTTTAGATGCAGCATTGTGTATGTAAGCTTTAGCTTCTTCTTCAGATAATCTTCCTCCTTCAACAAGCCCTCTTATCATAGTGTTTGCATATGCTTCTGAAGGAGGTCTTAAAGGGATCTCACCGGATTTGAACTTCTCAACAGCAGATAGTGTGCAACTGCAAGTTGGAAGGGAGCATTAGAGCTTAGATGTTAACTATGTTTTGACCAAAAACAAATGTATATACTTACGTCATTGTAAGTATAGGGATGTCGCATTCTTTCCCCAAGCAGACAATGTTTCCATACCAACCACCCTGTAATCATTATCCATAGACGAATGTAAGTGTGATTAAATTACATATCAATCAAACATTTGTTGTCCGACTAACCGAAGCAAGTGGAATGGATCCTTTCTTCTCTACTAACTGCAGAGTATCTAGACCAAAGAGCGGAGAATCAGAATCTACTTTCAATCCATTTTCCTGAAACAGAACATCGTTGAACTGCTCAAGCCTGTTCTTCAAGTAAAAACGGTGTTAGCAGACAAGACCACGAGAGATGGTCCTAAGTGAAGACAGAAACTTAGATAAGAAAGGGTACACTTAACGTGATTCTGTACAAACACATGTGAGTTTGATCATTGAGATTAGTAAGTGGGTTGATGAAAGCAACTCCTCCTACACCCCAAGTAACTGATGATTCACGTCCAAAGAACAGCCTGTGTGGAAATGATTCCCACATTATTTGCTTTGGTGGAGTTTTATCCATTGAACCAACGCAGACCTTTTTCATTCCCTCTACCTGAAAATAAAACATAGATAATGTCAATTTAAGACCGAAGCTCAGAGTAGACCCACACAAAACAACATATTACTTACTTGTCCCCCTTGAATATAGCAAAGGAACCTTGGTTTCCACATGTTGGATCCAAAAGAGGCATACCAGACATCAACTTTTGAGAGATCTCTTCTCCAAGATGTAGAAACTGTATCTACGTGGTGGTTTTCAATGTTGAGTCTCGACATTTGATCTAGGATATCATCAGCGTAGTCTTCAGTTTCAGAGTCGGAGCTTGAGAAAACAATAATCTAGAATGAACAAACAAAACAAAAGCAATTGTGTTAGAGATTCAGAGATTGGCTAGAAGAAAGCAGATGAAGGTGCTTAACTGGAGTGGGAGTTTTCTGATCAATGAGCTTCGATGATAATACATCTGCAAGTGAAGGCCAATATGCAGACAGCTTCTTTCGTACCTAAACCCCACAAGAAACAGATGAGCTTTGTCACCTAGTAACATAGGCATTTACAGAATACTTATGACATGCAGAGCCATACCGCTTGTATGACACGCCATGTAGACTCGAATGGGTATGCTTCAGAAGAACCTTGAATTGGTTTGTCTTCAAGCAAGACTTGGACACATGCCAGTGAAGACTTTGCAATTGAGTCAAGATTGTACCCTCCCTCTAACGCCAACACAATCTTTCCTTTTGCAAACTCCATCAGCTGGAAGAACATTGTTTAAACGTATGAAGATAAACAACCAACAAAACCAAACAGTGTTATGTTAAATACAAACGATAGGTCAAGTTCACATCAACACCAACCTTCTTCAACATAACTGAATATCCATATGGTGTTACACGACAGCCCCCAAGTGGATCACCAATAGCTGTTAACAAGAAATTGAGAAGGTTATACACCTATTAACAAAGCATATCCTTAAAAAACAAGAAGCTTAAACCGTATATATACCTGCATCAAATCCAGCTGATAACAAAATAATATCAGGATTAAACTCCTTCGCCACAGGAATCAAAATATGGTCCCATGCGGCAAGATAATCTGCATCTCCGCATCTTCCTTGTTCCCATGGAACGTTTATGTTAAACCCTTCACCTGGACCTTCCCCAACCATGTTGTAGTCTCCATCATCACCCGCTGGATAGAAGCCTCCGTGTTCGTG is a genomic window containing:
- the LOC106301381 gene encoding histone deacetylase 5-like, with product MAMAGESSNNNYRDCDGKSHRKVGLVYDETMCKHDTPNGEDHPECPDRIRVIWEKLQLAGVSQRCVVFGGSKAEDKHLQLVHTKDHVSVVKSLSTKKKDYRRNRIASQWNSIYLNGSSSEAAFLAAGSVVELAEKVAEGELDCGYAIVRPPGHHAEPDEAMGFCLFNNVAVAASYLLDERPELGVKKILIVDWDVHHGNGTQKMFWKDPRVLFFSVHRHEHGGFYPAGDDGDYNMVGEGPGEGFNINVPWEQGRCGDADYLAAWDHILIPVAKEFNPDIILLSAGFDAAIGDPLGGCRVTPYGYSVMLKKLMEFAKGKIVLALEGGYNLDSIAKSSLACVQVLLEDKPIQGSSEAYPFESTWRVIQAVRKKLSAYWPSLADVLSSKLIDQKTPTPIIVFSSSDSETEDYADDILDQMSRLNIENHHVDTVSTSWRRDLSKVDVWYASFGSNMWKPRFLCYIQGGQVEGMKKVCVGSMDKTPPKQIMWESFPHRLFFGRESSVTWGVGGVAFINPLTNLNDQTHMCLYRITLEQFNDVLFQENGLKVDSDSPLFGLDTLQLVEKKGSIPLASGGWYGNIVCLGKECDIPILTMTCTLSAVEKFKSGEIPLRPPSEAYANTMIRGLVEGGRLSEEEAKAYIHNAASKPL